From the Natrarchaeobaculum aegyptiacum genome, one window contains:
- a CDS encoding HD domain-containing protein, with product MKVIKDSVHDHIAVDGVARDLVDTPALQRLRRIRQLGTVSLVYPSANHTRFEHSLGVYHLACEALEHLGVEGLQAERVRAAAILHDVGHGPFSHNLEALTHRRTGRYHDDVHHLLAEGAVGDVLRAHDLEPATIADLVAGEGRFGQLVSGELDVDRMDYLVRDAHHTGVPYGTIDHGRLVRELTFTDGELVLAEGNVQTAESLLVARALMNPTVYSHSVARISKAMLRRAAERLLDAPENDVDAATLMRMDDADLLVALRSSPATAEFSRRFDERDLYKRAVWAEIDDVPGGVIEADHETVLTFEREIADAADVDPDTVILDIQGRPSMPESTSRVMVNGEIRRLEQQSPLVAALRAAQYSQWRLGVYTRDDLRERVGRAAVDVLGLDIDGALVSEVRDGLDATLDQFLE from the coding sequence ATGAAGGTAATCAAGGACAGCGTGCACGACCACATCGCCGTCGACGGGGTTGCCCGGGACCTCGTCGACACGCCGGCGCTCCAGCGACTCCGGCGCATCCGACAACTCGGGACCGTCTCGCTCGTCTACCCCTCCGCGAACCACACCCGGTTCGAACACAGCCTCGGCGTCTACCACCTCGCCTGCGAGGCACTCGAGCACCTCGGCGTCGAGGGGCTGCAGGCCGAACGCGTCAGAGCTGCCGCGATCCTCCACGACGTCGGCCACGGCCCGTTCAGCCACAATCTCGAGGCGCTCACCCACCGGCGGACCGGCAGGTACCACGACGACGTCCACCACCTCCTCGCCGAGGGGGCCGTCGGAGACGTCCTCCGGGCACACGACCTCGAGCCGGCGACGATCGCCGACCTCGTCGCGGGCGAGGGGCGGTTCGGCCAGCTCGTCTCCGGCGAACTCGACGTGGATCGGATGGACTACCTCGTGCGGGACGCCCACCACACCGGGGTCCCGTACGGGACGATCGACCACGGGCGGCTCGTCCGAGAGTTGACGTTCACCGACGGCGAGCTCGTCCTCGCGGAGGGGAACGTCCAGACCGCAGAGAGCCTGCTGGTCGCCCGCGCACTGATGAACCCGACCGTCTACAGCCACAGCGTCGCCCGGATCAGCAAGGCCATGCTCCGGCGGGCGGCAGAACGCCTGCTCGACGCCCCCGAGAACGACGTCGACGCCGCGACACTGATGCGGATGGACGACGCCGACCTCCTCGTGGCGCTGCGCTCGAGCCCCGCCACGGCTGAATTCTCGCGGCGGTTCGACGAGCGCGACCTCTACAAGCGGGCCGTCTGGGCCGAGATCGACGACGTTCCCGGCGGCGTGATCGAGGCCGATCACGAGACCGTCCTCACGTTCGAACGCGAGATCGCCGACGCCGCCGACGTGGACCCCGACACCGTGATCCTCGACATCCAGGGTCGCCCTTCGATGCCCGAGTCGACATCGCGCGTGATGGTCAACGGCGAGATCCGCCGCCTCGAGCAACAGTCGCCGCTGGTCGCGGCGCTGCGGGCGGCCCAGTACTCCCAGTGGCGACTCGGCGTCTACACACGCGATGACTTGCGCGAACGGGTCGGCCGGGCCGCAGTCGACGTCCTCGGACTCGACATCGACGGCGCGCTGGTCAGCGAGGTTCGCGATGGGCTGGACGCGACGCTCGATCAGTTTCTCGAGTGA